From the bacterium genome, one window contains:
- a CDS encoding GNAT family N-acetyltransferase, protein MDDLLIRLMEPIESAGVINVWRRSRWDALRWLEERMNHSPEDDAAFFEHTVARENQVWIADCGGLIVGMMALSDSVISHLFIDPDWQGRGVGSALLDRAKELFPYGLSLFTHQRNTRAQDFYERHGFVVTRRGISPPPESEPDLLYEYRPAHAEPGDDRG, encoded by the coding sequence ATGGACGATCTGCTCATTCGCCTGATGGAACCAATCGAATCGGCGGGGGTGATCAACGTCTGGCGGCGTTCGCGCTGGGATGCACTGCGCTGGCTCGAAGAACGCATGAACCACTCGCCCGAGGACGACGCTGCATTCTTCGAACACACGGTCGCACGCGAGAATCAGGTCTGGATTGCGGACTGTGGCGGTTTGATCGTGGGAATGATGGCCCTGTCGGATTCGGTCATCTCACATTTGTTCATCGATCCCGACTGGCAGGGACGCGGTGTCGGTAGCGCCTTGCTGGATCGAGCCAAGGAATTGTTCCCATACGGCCTGAGTCTGTTCACGCATCAGAGAAACACCCGCGCGCAGGACTTCTACGAGAGGCACGGATTCGTGGTGACGCGACGCGGAATCAGCCCACCCCCCGAAAGCGAACCCGATCTTCTTTACGAATACCGCCCCGCTCACGCGGAACCTGGCGACGATCGAGGCTAG
- a CDS encoding RNA-binding protein, which translates to MKKIYVGNLSWSATEADLRDLFGAYGEVQSAAVVTDRETGRSRGFGFVEMAQADAEKAISELDGQDHQGRALRVNEAQQKERGGGGGGGGGGGRGRY; encoded by the coding sequence GTGAAGAAGATCTACGTTGGAAATCTATCCTGGAGTGCAACTGAAGCCGACCTGCGCGACCTGTTTGGCGCGTACGGCGAAGTGCAGTCCGCTGCGGTCGTGACGGACCGCGAAACCGGACGTTCCCGGGGTTTCGGGTTTGTCGAGATGGCTCAGGCTGACGCCGAAAAGGCGATCAGTGAGCTCGATGGCCAGGACCACCAGGGTCGTGCTCTGCGCGTCAATGAAGCGCAGCAGAAAGAGCGAGGCGGTGGCGGTGGCGGCGGTGGCGGCGGAGGCCGCGGCCGCTACTAA
- a CDS encoding alpha/beta hydrolase, whose product MKSLRIWACLLVFAVLGPGPSSVDAGPEAKGVAPTSETVMLLHGLGRSDRAMRAMENRLTTEGFDVENLRYPSTRLGPEEIVELVDREIDSCCRESARLHFVTHSLGGIVVRAYLATNRPKNLGRVVMLSPPNQGSELVDKFDGRIFRWMVGETGSDLGTDPNSLPNRLPPVDFPLGVIAGTASLNPIGSVLIPGDDDGTVAVARMRVAGMADFLLVRHSHTFIMQAPSVAAQAIRFLRFGHFDHETPQGEGR is encoded by the coding sequence ATGAAGTCGCTTCGCATCTGGGCGTGTCTGTTGGTGTTCGCGGTCCTCGGGCCAGGTCCCTCGAGCGTCGATGCGGGTCCGGAAGCGAAGGGTGTCGCTCCCACTTCTGAAACCGTGATGCTCCTGCACGGGCTTGGACGCAGTGACAGAGCCATGCGCGCGATGGAAAACCGACTCACGACGGAAGGCTTCGATGTCGAGAATCTGCGCTATCCCTCTACCCGCCTGGGTCCCGAAGAAATCGTCGAATTGGTGGATCGCGAAATCGACAGCTGTTGTCGCGAGAGCGCTCGTCTTCATTTCGTCACGCACTCTCTAGGCGGCATCGTCGTACGCGCATACCTGGCGACGAATCGGCCGAAGAATCTGGGAAGGGTCGTCATGCTGTCGCCACCCAATCAGGGCAGCGAGCTGGTCGACAAGTTCGACGGTAGGATCTTTCGCTGGATGGTCGGTGAGACCGGTTCGGATCTCGGCACCGATCCGAATAGCCTGCCGAACCGCCTTCCGCCCGTCGATTTTCCGCTCGGTGTGATCGCGGGCACCGCCAGTCTGAACCCGATCGGTTCGGTGTTGATTCCCGGTGACGACGATGGAACCGTTGCTGTCGCGCGAATGCGCGTCGCGGGGATGGCCGATTTTCTGCTCGTGCGGCACTCCCATACGTTCATCATGCAGGCTCCGTCGGTAGCTGCGCAGGCGATTCGTTTCTTGCGCTTCGGTCACTTCGACCACGAGACGCCGCAGGGCGAAGGCCGCTAG